From Desulfuromonas soudanensis, the proteins below share one genomic window:
- a CDS encoding DUF3185 family protein, with translation MSQSASKIIGLILLVGGAGLAFWGYQMSGSLTSELSKSLTGALPDEVMYRYIGGAVSAAVGAFLLVKK, from the coding sequence ATGTCGCAATCCGCAAGCAAAATTATTGGCCTGATCCTGTTGGTCGGCGGCGCCGGTCTGGCTTTCTGGGGCTATCAGATGTCCGGCTCGCTGACCTCCGAACTCTCCAAAAGCTTGACCGGGGCACTACCTGACGAGGTGATGTATCGCTACATCGGCGGGGCGGTAAGCGCTGCGGTCGGGGCCTTTCTGCTGGTGAAGAAGTAG
- the argH gene encoding argininosuccinate lyase, with amino-acid sequence MSQEKPWAGRFTQPTDKFVEEFTASIGFDKRMYHYDIQGSIAHARMLAKQGIISKDEAQTIMAGLESILTDIEKGAFEFKVSLEDIHMNIEARLIERIGPVGGKLHTARSRNDQVALDVRLYLRDEVKAVLAYLDALQESLLAQAEANLAVIMPGFTHLQTAQPILFSHHMLAYYEMFKRDAGRMQDVAKRLNFMPLGAGALAGTTFPIDREFVAEQLGFAGVTRNSLDSVSDRDFALEFCGAASILMMHLSRLSEELILWSTADFRFIDLSDAFCTGSSIMPQKKNPDVPELVRGKTGRVYGNLISLLTLMKALPLAYNKDMQEDKEPLFDTIDTVKGSLKIFAEMIAQMKVRAEEMRLAAARGFSTATDVADYVVRKGIPFRNAHEIVGKTVRYCIETGKDIPELTLDEFREFSEVIEADIYDFVTLEASVNARCATGGTARVAVERELARARAERQG; translated from the coding sequence ATGAGTCAGGAAAAACCCTGGGCCGGCCGCTTCACCCAGCCGACCGACAAGTTCGTCGAAGAATTCACCGCCTCCATCGGTTTCGACAAGCGGATGTACCACTACGACATCCAGGGCTCCATCGCCCACGCCCGGATGCTCGCCAAGCAGGGGATCATCAGCAAGGACGAGGCCCAGACGATCATGGCCGGCCTCGAATCGATCCTGACCGACATCGAGAAGGGGGCGTTCGAGTTCAAGGTCAGCCTCGAGGATATCCACATGAACATCGAGGCGCGGCTCATTGAGCGCATCGGCCCCGTCGGCGGCAAGCTCCACACCGCCCGCAGCCGCAACGACCAGGTCGCCCTCGACGTGCGCCTCTACCTGCGGGATGAGGTCAAGGCCGTCCTCGCCTACCTCGACGCCCTCCAGGAGTCCCTCCTCGCCCAGGCCGAGGCCAATCTCGCCGTGATCATGCCGGGTTTCACCCACCTGCAGACCGCCCAGCCGATCCTTTTCTCCCACCACATGCTCGCCTACTACGAGATGTTCAAGCGCGACGCCGGGAGGATGCAGGACGTCGCCAAGCGTCTCAACTTCATGCCCCTCGGCGCCGGGGCCCTGGCCGGGACGACCTTCCCCATCGACCGCGAGTTCGTCGCCGAGCAGCTCGGCTTTGCCGGGGTGACCCGCAACTCCCTCGATTCGGTCTCCGACCGCGACTTCGCCCTCGAGTTCTGCGGCGCCGCAAGCATTTTGATGATGCACCTCTCGCGCCTCTCCGAAGAGCTCATCCTCTGGTCGACGGCCGACTTCCGCTTCATCGACCTTTCGGACGCCTTCTGCACCGGAAGCTCGATCATGCCGCAGAAGAAGAATCCCGACGTCCCCGAACTGGTGCGTGGCAAGACCGGGCGGGTCTACGGCAACCTGATCTCCCTCCTCACCCTGATGAAGGCGCTGCCGCTGGCCTACAACAAGGATATGCAGGAAGACAAGGAGCCTCTTTTCGACACCATCGACACCGTCAAGGGGTCGCTGAAGATCTTCGCCGAAATGATCGCCCAGATGAAGGTGCGCGCCGAGGAGATGCGCCTGGCCGCCGCCCGGGGCTTCTCCACCGCCACCGACGTCGCCGACTACGTGGTGCGCAAAGGGATCCCCTTCCGCAACGCCCACGAGATCGTCGGCAAGACGGTGCGTTACTGCATCGAGACCGGCAAGGATATCCCCGAGCTCACCCTCGACGAGTTCCGGGAGTTCTCCGAAGTGATCGAAGCCGACATCTACGACTTCGTCACCCTCGAGGCCTCGGTCAACGCCCGGTGCGCCACCGGCGGCACCGCCCGCGTGGCCGTGGAGCGCGAACTGGCGCGGGCCCGCGCCGAGCGTCAGGGGTGA
- a CDS encoding NUDIX domain-containing protein translates to MDYKKQAIKTSVVACIIDAEDRVLLTRRCIHPFCDQWVMPGGKIDLGEGIIEALHREVREEVGIEIRVEGLIDVFEHLKVGSKNDHFVILYYRAVPLSAELRPNGSECTEAIWVHRDQLHPFDLTPGSRHILAKIFPGIALGGNEALPSSALGEVPGGAPPRT, encoded by the coding sequence ATGGACTACAAAAAACAGGCGATCAAGACCTCCGTCGTGGCCTGCATCATCGACGCGGAGGATCGGGTCCTTCTCACCCGGCGCTGCATCCACCCCTTCTGCGACCAGTGGGTCATGCCCGGGGGGAAGATCGACCTCGGCGAAGGGATCATTGAAGCGCTGCACCGCGAGGTGCGCGAGGAAGTCGGCATCGAGATCCGGGTCGAAGGGCTCATCGACGTCTTCGAACACCTGAAGGTCGGCTCGAAAAACGACCATTTCGTCATCCTCTACTACCGCGCCGTCCCCCTCTCCGCCGAATTGCGCCCCAACGGCTCCGAATGCACCGAGGCGATCTGGGTCCACAGGGATCAGCTCCACCCCTTCGACCTCACCCCCGGCAGCCGGCACATCCTCGCCAAAATTTTTCCCGGGATCGCGCTCGGCGGCAATGAGGCCCTCCCCTCCAGCGCCTTAGGGGAAGTCCCCGGCGGCGCGCCGCCACGGACTTAA
- the dapA gene encoding 4-hydroxy-tetrahydrodipicolinate synthase has product MFHGSMVAIVTPFTPKGRVDEEKYRQLIEFQIENGTDVIVPCGTTGESATLDYKEHDRVIEICIEQVKGRVPVVAGTGSNSTAEAIELSQHAKEMGADGVLLVSPYYNKPSQEGLYLHYKAVAEAVALPQILYNVPGRTGMNMEAGTTIRLAEFKNIVAIKEASGNVTQASEIIAKAGDKIDVLSGDDFLTLPLMACGAKGIISVTANIMPADVKAMVVAVDEGRWDDARALHLKMLEIHSTMFIDSNPVPVKTALSLMGKIDAHVRLPLAPLSAANLAKLTAVMKGYGLI; this is encoded by the coding sequence ATGTTTCACGGATCTATGGTCGCCATCGTCACCCCCTTTACCCCCAAAGGCCGGGTCGACGAAGAAAAGTATCGCCAGCTCATCGAGTTCCAGATCGAAAACGGCACCGACGTCATCGTCCCCTGCGGGACGACCGGCGAATCGGCGACCCTCGACTACAAGGAACACGACCGGGTCATCGAGATCTGCATCGAGCAGGTCAAAGGACGCGTCCCCGTCGTCGCCGGCACCGGGTCCAACTCCACCGCCGAGGCGATCGAGCTCTCCCAGCACGCCAAGGAGATGGGCGCCGACGGCGTCCTGCTCGTCTCCCCCTACTACAACAAACCGTCCCAGGAGGGACTCTACCTGCACTACAAGGCGGTCGCCGAGGCCGTCGCCCTCCCCCAGATCCTCTACAACGTCCCGGGGCGCACGGGGATGAACATGGAAGCCGGAACAACCATCCGCCTCGCCGAATTCAAGAACATCGTCGCCATCAAAGAGGCCTCGGGGAACGTTACCCAGGCCAGCGAGATCATCGCCAAGGCCGGCGACAAGATCGACGTCCTCTCCGGCGACGACTTTCTCACCCTGCCGCTGATGGCCTGCGGCGCCAAGGGGATCATCTCGGTCACCGCCAACATCATGCCCGCCGACGTCAAGGCGATGGTCGTCGCCGTCGACGAGGGACGCTGGGACGACGCCAGGGCGCTGCACCTGAAGATGCTCGAGATTCACAGCACCATGTTCATCGACTCGAACCCGGTGCCGGTGAAGACCGCCCTGTCGCTGATGGGGAAAATCGACGCCCATGTCCGCCTCCCCCTCGCCCCCCTCTCGGCGGCCAACCTCGCCAAGCTCACGGCGGTGATGAAGGGGTACGGGCTGATTTAA
- a CDS encoding M48 family metallopeptidase gives MHTDGDYFDGRSSVRHRVTLTLDGNDLRIEGEQIALSSPLAEIRISAPLGEVKSSLYLPDGGKCDFADRDFARLAERGKGRGGFFRGVHRWENSLRLAFVALALTVALVLGFIKFGLPLFAEQAAYAIPPATETALGAETLQILDKALFSPSGLDTDRRSELQHLFAGVVATLDGAERPYRLELRSSARLGANALALPGGTVILTDELIAIAETDEEIAAVLAHEVGHVRHRHAMRQVIQSSAVGLMIATLTGDVFSAASMAAALPTLLVDADFSRDMERQADDVAVEYLTRKGETPDHFAAILTRIEEAHAERSGQAESGGSGITDYFSSHPPTEERIARLRGD, from the coding sequence ATGCATACCGATGGAGACTACTTCGACGGCCGGTCCTCGGTGCGCCACAGAGTGACGCTGACTCTCGACGGCAACGACCTGCGGATCGAGGGGGAGCAAATCGCGCTTTCCTCCCCCCTTGCCGAGATCAGGATCTCTGCCCCCCTGGGTGAGGTCAAGAGTTCGCTCTACCTTCCGGACGGCGGAAAATGCGATTTTGCCGACAGGGACTTCGCCCGCCTGGCCGAGCGGGGCAAAGGGAGGGGGGGCTTTTTCCGCGGCGTCCACCGCTGGGAAAACAGCCTCCGACTCGCCTTTGTCGCCCTGGCCCTGACGGTCGCCCTGGTTCTGGGCTTCATCAAGTTCGGACTCCCTCTTTTCGCCGAGCAGGCCGCCTACGCCATCCCCCCGGCCACCGAGACCGCCCTCGGCGCCGAAACTCTGCAGATTCTCGACAAAGCGCTTTTCTCCCCTTCCGGACTCGACACGGACCGAAGGTCTGAGCTGCAGCACCTCTTCGCCGGGGTGGTCGCCACCCTCGATGGTGCCGAGCGTCCCTACCGGCTCGAGCTGCGCAGCTCGGCCAGGCTCGGCGCCAACGCCCTGGCCCTTCCGGGGGGGACGGTGATCCTCACCGATGAGCTGATCGCCATCGCCGAAACCGACGAGGAGATCGCCGCCGTACTCGCCCATGAAGTCGGCCATGTCCGCCACCGCCACGCCATGCGCCAGGTCATCCAGAGTTCGGCGGTCGGCCTGATGATCGCCACCCTGACCGGGGACGTCTTTTCGGCCGCCTCCATGGCCGCGGCCCTGCCGACCCTGCTCGTCGATGCCGATTTTTCCCGGGACATGGAGCGACAGGCCGATGACGTCGCCGTGGAATACCTGACCCGCAAAGGGGAGACCCCCGACCACTTTGCCGCGATCCTGACCCGGATCGAAGAGGCCCACGCCGAGCGGTCGGGGCAAGCCGAATCGGGCGGGAGCGGAATTACGGACTACTTCTCCTCCCACCCGCCCACAGAGGAACGGATCGCGCGGTTGAGGGGGGATTAG
- a CDS encoding argininosuccinate synthase: MSRKGTVKKAVLAYSGGLDTSIILKWLVEEYGCEVIAFSADLGQGEELDHIPEKAKKTGASKCFIEDLREEFIRDFVFPMFRANAIYEGRYFLGTSIARPLIAKKQMEIAKAEGADAVSHGATGKGNDQVRFELAYYHFDPAIRVIAPWREWDMNSRTALEEYAKKHGIPVPTSKKFPWSSDRNLLHISFEGDILENPWSEAPEEMYALTKRPEDAPDTAEYVEIEFKNGDAVAVNGEKLSPALLLAKLNVLGGKHGIGRVDLMENRYVGMKSRGVYETPGGTILEEAHRAVESITMDREVMHLRDSLMPRYAEMIYNGYWFAPERLVMQTLIDATQKTVNGIARIKLYKGHCRVVGRQSATDSLFNVDFATFEADQVYNQADAEGFIKLNALRMRIAAIQRAKK, translated from the coding sequence ATGTCCAGAAAAGGTACCGTCAAAAAGGCCGTCCTCGCTTATTCCGGAGGTCTCGACACCTCGATCATCCTCAAGTGGCTGGTGGAGGAATACGGCTGCGAAGTCATCGCCTTCTCCGCCGACCTCGGCCAGGGCGAGGAGCTCGACCACATCCCCGAGAAGGCCAAAAAGACCGGCGCCAGCAAGTGCTTCATCGAGGACCTGCGCGAGGAGTTCATCCGCGACTTCGTCTTCCCCATGTTCCGCGCCAACGCCATCTACGAGGGGCGCTACTTCCTCGGCACCTCCATCGCCCGGCCGCTGATCGCCAAGAAGCAGATGGAGATCGCCAAGGCCGAAGGGGCCGACGCCGTCTCCCACGGCGCCACCGGCAAGGGGAACGACCAGGTGCGCTTCGAGCTCGCCTACTACCACTTCGACCCGGCGATCCGCGTCATCGCTCCCTGGCGCGAATGGGACATGAACAGCCGCACCGCCCTCGAAGAGTACGCCAAGAAGCACGGGATCCCGGTGCCGACGAGCAAGAAGTTCCCCTGGAGCTCCGACCGCAACCTGCTGCACATCTCCTTTGAAGGGGACATCCTCGAGAACCCCTGGTCCGAGGCCCCCGAGGAGATGTACGCCCTCACCAAGCGCCCCGAGGACGCCCCCGACACCGCCGAATACGTAGAGATCGAATTCAAAAACGGCGACGCGGTGGCGGTCAACGGCGAGAAACTCTCCCCGGCGCTGCTGCTGGCCAAGCTCAACGTCCTCGGCGGCAAGCACGGCATCGGCCGCGTCGACCTGATGGAGAACCGCTACGTCGGCATGAAGAGCCGCGGCGTCTACGAGACCCCCGGCGGCACCATCCTCGAGGAGGCCCACCGCGCCGTCGAGTCGATCACCATGGACCGCGAGGTCATGCACCTGCGCGACTCGCTGATGCCCCGCTACGCCGAGATGATCTACAACGGCTACTGGTTCGCCCCCGAGCGCCTGGTCATGCAGACCCTCATCGACGCGACCCAGAAGACGGTCAACGGCATCGCCCGCATCAAGCTCTACAAGGGGCACTGCCGCGTCGTCGGCCGCCAGAGCGCGACGGACTCCCTCTTCAACGTCGACTTCGCCACCTTCGAGGCCGACCAGGTCTACAACCAGGCTGATGCCGAAGGGTTCATCAAGCTCAACGCCCTGCGCATGCGCATCGCCGCCATTCAGCGGGCAAAAAAATAA
- a CDS encoding YegP family protein, translating to MAGKFELKKSKDGQFMFNLKAANGQVILTSELYKTKPSAENGIESVRKNSVREGAFEVKTNAKGEPYFILKATNGQEVGRSEYYSSTVAMENGIASVKNNAPEAKLQDLTI from the coding sequence ATGGCTGGCAAGTTCGAACTGAAAAAAAGCAAAGACGGGCAGTTCATGTTCAACCTGAAGGCAGCCAACGGACAGGTAATCTTGACCAGTGAATTGTACAAAACCAAACCGAGTGCAGAAAACGGCATCGAATCGGTTCGTAAAAACTCTGTCCGCGAGGGGGCCTTCGAGGTCAAAACCAATGCCAAGGGCGAGCCGTACTTCATCCTCAAGGCGACCAACGGCCAGGAAGTCGGTCGCAGTGAATACTACTCATCGACTGTGGCTATGGAAAATGGTATCGCCTCGGTCAAGAACAATGCTCCCGAAGCCAAGCTGCAGGATCTGACCATCTAG
- a CDS encoding RDD family protein translates to MTISCPHCQFAREIDEAKIPDRPIRVTCPRCKESFPFSKGEFVFEIAEIPAASPQSVVLAPPAAVSATDLAKAGFWIRVVAAVIDSFAAGAIQMTFAALLGVVIGLTNGGDAEAQSGLAIVAGFFSIVIGVAYYVFFTGYCGQTPGKMALRIKVIRTDGSDMDYGRALLRETLGKFVSTILLGIGYLMVAFDPQKQGLHDKIADTYVIKL, encoded by the coding sequence ATGACCATCAGCTGCCCCCATTGCCAGTTCGCCCGGGAAATCGATGAGGCCAAAATTCCCGACCGGCCGATCCGGGTGACCTGCCCGCGCTGCAAGGAGTCCTTCCCCTTCAGCAAGGGGGAGTTTGTTTTCGAAATCGCCGAGATCCCGGCCGCATCGCCCCAGTCCGTGGTTTTGGCACCACCGGCGGCGGTTTCGGCAACTGACCTGGCCAAGGCCGGCTTCTGGATCCGCGTCGTCGCGGCGGTGATCGACTCCTTTGCCGCCGGCGCCATCCAGATGACCTTCGCCGCCCTTTTGGGGGTGGTCATCGGCCTGACGAACGGCGGCGACGCGGAGGCCCAGAGCGGTCTGGCCATCGTCGCCGGATTCTTCTCCATCGTTATCGGCGTCGCCTACTACGTCTTTTTCACCGGCTACTGCGGCCAGACGCCGGGGAAGATGGCGCTGCGCATCAAGGTGATCCGCACCGACGGCAGCGACATGGATTACGGCCGCGCCCTCCTGCGGGAGACCCTCGGCAAGTTCGTCTCGACGATCCTTCTCGGCATCGGCTACCTGATGGTCGCCTTCGATCCCCAGAAGCAGGGGCTGCACGACAAGATCGCCGACACCTACGTCATCAAACTCTGA
- a CDS encoding LL-diaminopimelate aminotransferase produces the protein MARINDNYLKLKAGYLFPEIGRRVREFTDANPSAKVIRLGIGDVTLPLVPAVIKAFHAAVDDLAKGETFHGYGPEQGYSWLIDTIIDKAYKPLGVSLKTSEMFISDGSKCDCSNILDIFDNANVVAIGDPVYPVYNDTNVMVGRTGEADEKGYYENIVYLPCTAENDFSPAFPKEKVDIIYLCSPNNPTGTVTTREQLKGWVDFARKNDAIIFFDAAYEAFITESDIPRSIYEIDGAKECAIEFRSFSKTAGFTGVRCGLTVVPENLLATTAKGEKVALNKLWNRRQSTKFNGVSYPVQKAAQAVYSDEGWPQVKEVIDYYMDNARIIREGLTAAGIQCFGGVNAPYIWLKTPEGMSSWDFFDKLLTECHVVGTPGSGFGPSGEGYFRLSAFGDKGNVVKAVDRIKQKWGK, from the coding sequence ATGGCCCGTATCAACGACAACTACCTGAAACTCAAAGCCGGCTACCTCTTCCCCGAGATCGGCCGCCGCGTTCGTGAATTCACCGACGCCAACCCTTCGGCCAAGGTCATCCGCCTGGGGATCGGCGACGTCACCCTTCCCCTGGTGCCGGCCGTGATCAAGGCCTTTCACGCCGCCGTCGACGACCTCGCTAAAGGCGAAACCTTTCACGGCTACGGCCCCGAGCAGGGGTACTCCTGGCTCATCGACACCATCATCGACAAGGCCTACAAGCCCCTCGGCGTCTCCCTGAAGACCTCCGAGATGTTCATCTCCGACGGCTCCAAGTGCGACTGCTCCAACATCCTCGACATCTTCGACAACGCCAACGTCGTCGCCATCGGCGACCCCGTCTATCCGGTCTACAACGACACCAACGTCATGGTCGGCCGCACCGGCGAGGCCGACGAAAAGGGGTATTACGAGAACATCGTCTACCTCCCCTGCACGGCGGAGAACGACTTCTCCCCGGCCTTCCCCAAAGAGAAGGTCGACATCATCTACCTCTGCTCCCCCAACAACCCCACCGGCACCGTCACCACCCGGGAGCAGCTCAAAGGCTGGGTCGATTTCGCCCGCAAAAACGACGCCATCATCTTTTTCGACGCCGCCTACGAGGCCTTCATCACCGAATCCGACATTCCCCGCTCCATCTACGAGATCGACGGCGCCAAGGAATGCGCCATCGAATTCCGCTCCTTCTCCAAGACCGCCGGCTTCACCGGCGTCCGCTGCGGCCTGACCGTCGTCCCGGAAAATCTCCTGGCCACGACCGCCAAGGGGGAGAAGGTCGCCCTGAACAAGCTGTGGAACCGTCGCCAGAGCACCAAGTTCAACGGCGTCTCCTACCCTGTGCAGAAAGCCGCCCAGGCGGTCTACTCCGACGAGGGGTGGCCCCAGGTCAAGGAAGTGATCGACTATTACATGGACAACGCCCGCATCATCCGCGAGGGGCTCACCGCCGCCGGGATTCAGTGCTTCGGCGGCGTCAACGCCCCGTACATCTGGCTGAAGACGCCGGAAGGGATGAGTAGCTGGGACTTCTTCGACAAGCTCCTCACCGAGTGCCACGTCGTCGGCACCCCGGGGAGCGGCTTCGGGCCGAGCGGAGAAGGTTACTTCCGCCTCAGCGCCTTCGGCGACAAGGGAAATGTCGTCAAGGCGGTGGATCGGATCAAACAGAAGTGGGGAAAGTAA
- a CDS encoding fibronectin type III domain-containing protein, producing MPSSTAKSARRWTYLFLAFFIILAGCGHKGPVRPLALKLPVAPGEPTVTQKGARFLLAWTLPGSNQDGSPLTNLQGFRVYRMSYDPAEDCPECRDTSILLQTLDLDYLQGARRIGERLFLWDSALEAGVGYQYRIVPYNRSGREGLGALLRLPFHNPPPPPQSLAATGLDRLVRLTWESVVEKRDGVEFLGYNLYRGEAGSPLQPTPLTRMPLTETSYDDFGLENGTTYLYGVRTVVRIFGQIVESPLSPTVEATPGASL from the coding sequence ATGCCCTCCAGCACAGCGAAATCCGCAAGACGATGGACGTATCTGTTCCTCGCCTTTTTTATCATCCTGGCCGGCTGCGGCCACAAGGGGCCGGTGCGCCCCCTCGCACTCAAGCTCCCCGTCGCCCCGGGGGAGCCGACGGTGACCCAGAAGGGAGCGCGCTTCCTCCTCGCCTGGACTCTGCCGGGGAGCAACCAGGACGGCTCCCCCCTCACCAACCTGCAAGGCTTCCGGGTTTACCGCATGAGTTACGACCCGGCCGAGGACTGCCCCGAGTGCCGTGACACCTCGATCCTGCTCCAGACCCTCGACCTCGACTATCTGCAGGGCGCCCGCCGCATCGGCGAACGACTCTTTCTGTGGGACAGCGCCCTCGAGGCCGGCGTCGGCTATCAGTACCGGATCGTCCCCTACAACCGCTCCGGACGGGAGGGGCTCGGCGCCCTGCTGCGCCTCCCCTTCCACAACCCGCCGCCGCCCCCCCAGTCCCTGGCCGCCACCGGCCTCGACCGGTTGGTGCGCCTGACCTGGGAGTCGGTCGTCGAGAAGCGCGACGGCGTCGAATTCCTCGGCTACAATCTCTATCGCGGCGAGGCCGGCTCCCCCCTGCAGCCGACCCCCCTGACCCGGATGCCCCTGACAGAGACGAGCTACGACGATTTCGGCCTGGAAAACGGCACCACCTACCTTTACGGGGTGCGGACGGTGGTGCGGATCTTCGGCCAGATCGTCGAGAGCCCCCTGTCGCCAACGGTCGAGGCGACTCCCGGAGCCAGTCTCTGA
- a CDS encoding lytic murein transglycosylase, producing the protein MKTVSTLVLIFVSVCWLLTTNVPAKDTEEDFAIWLEGFREEARSSDIFPGSFPVIQPQATLAHDGRRIVYFGRELLEALHILDKGLIPPKNKMIL; encoded by the coding sequence ATGAAGACTGTCAGCACACTGGTTCTGATATTCGTGAGCGTCTGCTGGTTGTTGACGACCAACGTCCCTGCAAAGGACACGGAGGAGGATTTCGCCATCTGGTTGGAAGGTTTCAGGGAGGAGGCCCGCTCCTCCGACATTTTCCCGGGAAGTTTTCCGGTTATCCAGCCGCAGGCGACCCTGGCTCATGACGGGCGCCGAATCGTTTATTTCGGCAGGGAGTTGCTCGAGGCTCTGCACATTCTTGACAAGGGGCTTATCCCGCCGAAAAATAAAATGATTCTCTGA
- a CDS encoding DUF898 family protein, with translation MNQINVVCPHCGYNKDVDREKIPARVKSVTCPSCERSFFFDALKNTDSPQNAPPDQTEPRHLPFVFTGNAREYFGIWIVNTLLKIVTLGLYSPWAKVRKRQYFYGNTLLDDANFDYLANPLALLKGWLIGAALFIIYTLGSRYSPVAGIIFGLLVFLLIPWVIVRSRLFNNRNSAHRNIRFNFRPAYGESYKIHVGLPILSVFTLGLLTPYVYYRQKRFLMENSSFGRSSFGFDARAGDFYMVAFKTFGFVLLGVAVFGGGAALLSTVIPGIDPSSPVFAGALMPLVMAGYFCVYFFIFIYSYVRISNLTWNGTHLGGSRFLSTLRVRGMTWILFSNTLAAILSIGLLIPWASVRLARYRLENLALLAAGDLDHFRNAPVEETSAAGEEIGDIFGVDFGF, from the coding sequence ATGAACCAGATCAACGTGGTTTGTCCACACTGTGGATACAACAAGGACGTCGACAGGGAGAAGATTCCCGCCCGGGTAAAGAGCGTCACCTGCCCCTCCTGCGAGCGCTCCTTTTTCTTTGATGCTCTGAAAAATACCGATTCCCCGCAGAACGCCCCTCCGGATCAGACGGAGCCGAGGCATCTCCCCTTCGTCTTCACCGGCAACGCCCGGGAATATTTCGGGATCTGGATCGTCAATACCCTCCTCAAGATCGTCACCCTCGGCCTCTACTCCCCCTGGGCCAAGGTGCGCAAGCGCCAGTACTTCTACGGCAACACCCTCCTTGACGACGCCAACTTCGACTACCTGGCCAATCCCCTGGCCCTCCTCAAGGGGTGGCTCATCGGGGCGGCGCTCTTCATCATCTACACCCTCGGCTCCCGGTACAGCCCCGTCGCCGGCATAATTTTCGGTCTCCTGGTTTTCCTGCTGATTCCGTGGGTGATCGTCCGCTCCCGGCTCTTCAACAACCGCAACTCGGCGCACCGCAACATCCGCTTCAACTTCCGCCCGGCCTACGGCGAATCCTACAAAATCCATGTCGGATTGCCGATCCTGTCGGTCTTCACCCTCGGACTCCTGACCCCGTACGTCTACTACCGGCAAAAGCGCTTCCTGATGGAAAACAGCAGCTTCGGCCGGTCGTCCTTCGGTTTTGACGCCCGGGCCGGGGATTTCTACATGGTCGCCTTCAAGACCTTCGGCTTCGTCCTCCTCGGGGTCGCCGTCTTCGGCGGCGGCGCCGCCCTCCTTTCCACGGTCATCCCCGGCATCGACCCTTCGTCTCCGGTCTTTGCCGGGGCGCTCATGCCCCTGGTGATGGCGGGGTACTTCTGCGTCTATTTCTTTATCTTTATCTATTCCTACGTGCGCATCTCCAACCTGACCTGGAACGGCACCCATCTCGGCGGCAGCCGTTTCCTCAGCACCCTGCGGGTCCGGGGCATGACCTGGATCCTTTTCTCCAATACGCTCGCCGCGATTCTGTCCATCGGTCTCCTCATCCCCTGGGCTTCGGTGCGACTGGCGCGATACCGCCTTGAAAATCTGGCGCTTCTGGCCGCTGGCGATCTCGATCATTTCCGCAACGCCCCCGTGGAAGAAACCAGTGCCGCCGGCGAGGAGATCGGCGACATCTTCGGCGTCGATTTCGGTTTCTGA
- the dapB gene encoding 4-hydroxy-tetrahydrodipicolinate reductase: MIRVAVVGAAGRMGGRIITAIKEAEGLELGGAIERPGHAMLGQDAGSLAGCGPLEVAIVDSLEEGLKSADVLIDFTFPEVTLKNVAVCARLGKMIVIGSTGFTPEQRAEVAGHARKIPVLLAPNMSVGVNACFKLLKEAAQILGDGFDVEIVELHHNKKKDSPSGTAVRMGEVVADALGRDYNKVANFHREGMCGERSKEEIGMQTVRGGDIVGEHTVYFIGMGERIEITHRAMSRDMFARGAVRAATWLQGQAPGMYDMQDVLGLR; this comes from the coding sequence ATGATCAGAGTTGCCGTTGTCGGCGCTGCCGGACGCATGGGCGGGCGCATCATCACTGCCATCAAGGAAGCCGAAGGGCTCGAGCTCGGCGGCGCCATCGAGCGCCCGGGGCACGCAATGCTCGGCCAGGATGCCGGGAGCCTCGCCGGCTGCGGGCCGCTGGAGGTCGCCATCGTCGATTCCCTCGAGGAGGGGCTCAAAAGCGCCGACGTCCTCATCGACTTCACCTTCCCCGAGGTGACGCTGAAAAACGTCGCCGTCTGCGCCCGTCTCGGCAAGATGATCGTCATCGGCTCCACCGGTTTCACCCCCGAACAAAGGGCCGAAGTCGCCGGGCACGCCAGGAAAATTCCCGTCCTCCTCGCCCCGAACATGAGCGTCGGCGTCAACGCCTGCTTCAAGCTGTTGAAGGAAGCGGCGCAGATCCTCGGCGACGGCTTCGACGTCGAGATCGTCGAACTGCACCACAACAAGAAGAAGGACTCCCCCTCCGGCACCGCCGTGCGCATGGGCGAGGTCGTCGCCGACGCTCTCGGTCGCGACTACAACAAGGTCGCCAACTTCCACCGCGAAGGGATGTGCGGAGAGCGCAGCAAGGAGGAGATCGGCATGCAGACCGTGCGCGGCGGCGACATCGTCGGAGAGCACACCGTCTACTTCATCGGCATGGGCGAGCGCATCGAGATCACCCACCGCGCCATGAGCCGCGACATGTTCGCCAGAGGCGCCGTCCGCGCCGCCACCTGGCTTCAAGGGCAGGCGCCGGGGATGTACGACATGCAGGACGTGCTGGGGCTAAGGTAG